In Zingiber officinale cultivar Zhangliang chromosome 3B, Zo_v1.1, whole genome shotgun sequence, a single window of DNA contains:
- the LOC121967182 gene encoding transcription factor TCP20-like — protein MESSKQPEEVLKFQQALGLSATHKRDPSPAVSESRDLLPSVVVAAEKDGQRNQLVPKRSSKKDRHTKVEGRGRRVRMPAICAARIFQLTRELGHKSDGETIQWLLQQAEPSIIAATGTGTIPASALASAGSISRSAAAATNIQPKLGELGQDAASAPWTSLGSANFTRPLPSLLLPPGVLESGLFHSGQAAESSSRLGIATSASGNGSMSGFAPKADMHGLHLPGNDMGTMSFVSMLTAHWQQVPGLELGLSQEGHVGVLNPQTLNQFYSQIGHAMGSRESDQFQQQHQAFSTKDNSQESK, from the coding sequence ATGGAATCGTCCAAACAGCCTGAAGAGGTCCTCAAGTTCCAGCAGGCCCTGGGCCTGTCCGCGACGCATAAGAGAGATCCAAGCCCTGCTGTATCAGAAAGCAGGGATCTTTTGCCTTCCGTGGTCGTGGCGGCGGAGAAAGATGGGCAAAGGAATCAACTTGTGCCGAAGCGGAGCTCCAAAAAGGATCGCCATACCAAGGTAGAGGGCCGGGGAAGAAGGGTTCGGATGCCAGCGATCTGCGCCGCCAGGATCTTCCAGCTTACCAGAGAATTGGGGCACAAGTCCGACGGGGAGACTATACAGTGGCTCCTCCAGCAGGCGGAGCCCTCCATTATCGCTGCCACCGGCACAGGCACGATCCCGGCCTCCGCACTCGCCTCCGCCGGTTCTATCTCCCGCTCTGCTGCCGCCGCTACAAACATCCAGCCCAAGCTCGGTGAGTTAGGGCAGGACGCTGCGTCCGCCCCTTGGACCTCGTTGGGGTCTGCTAACTTCACCCGACCCCTTCCAAGCTTGCTGCTTCCTCCCGGTGTCCTCGAAAGCGGATTGTTCCACTCTGGGCAGGCGGCGGAGTCAAGTTCGAGACTTGGGATTGCCACTTCCGCCAGCGGCAATGGTTCGATGAGCGGCTTTGCACCCAAAGCAGACATGCATGGCCTGCACTTGCCTGGCAACGACATGGGCACAATGAGCTTTGTGTCGATGCTGACCGCCCACTGGCAGCAGGTGCCCGGGTTAGAGCTCGGCCTCTCCCAGGAGGGGCATGTCGGAGTGCTCAACCCGCAGACCTTGAACCAGTTCTACTCGCAAATTGGGCATGCAATGGGTTCTAGAGAGAGTGATCAATTTCAGCAGCAACATCAGGCCTTCTCTACCAAAGACAATTCGCAAGAATCCAAATAG
- the LOC122055070 gene encoding serine/arginine repetitive matrix protein 1-like — MDPAKGDAKSEEEEHLIKSPSEKERKANERISPSTSSDDDDDGYSPEDLFQLDINKSPAASGQERRLQSGAQTNNFSSLIDDDAVTTPDRPRSQTDAPDPERIASSIFIGTSSNSPAQWSAASNESLFSIQGGNSSFSKDHASLSGRPGGLSPSPPSPQPHPSLGSINVATFEARREELEEAANAKAIKDAVLQARSEGQRHSEEQRRRSSDGSAKSFQSFAFPMYREGRNSSAKAESAQPLRPANKPQQQPQPETQLPKSSSAASPPAAAASPSPPPPPASAPKSKWLACCRCPSFC; from the exons ATGGATCCAGCAAAAGGAGATGCAAAGAGTGAAGAGGAGGAGCATCTAATAAAATCTCCTTCCGAGAAAGAACGCAAGGCCAACGaacgaatctcaccttcaaccaGCTCCGACGATGATGACGACGGCTACTCGCCGGAGGACCTGTTCCAGCTGGACATCAACAAGTCCCCCGCAGCCAGTGGCCAAGAGCGACGATTGCAGAGTGGCGCACAAACAAATAATTTCTCGAGCCTCATAGATGACGACGCAGTCACAACTCCTGATCGACCACGGAGCCAGACAGACGCCCCTGATCCGGAAAGAATCGCCTCCTCCATTTTCATAGGGACCAGTTCGAACTCTCCGGCACAGTGGAGCGCGGCCTCCAATGAATCCCTGTTCAGCATCCAAGGAGGCAACTCCAGCTTTTCCAAAGACCACGCCTCATTGTCGGGCAGGCCCGGCGGGCTGAGCCCCAGCCCTCCGAGCCCGCAACCGCATCCTAGTTTGGGCTCCATTAATGTTGCAACCTTCGAAGCTCGTCGAGAGGAGCTGGAGGAGGCGGCCAACGCCAAGGCCATCAAGGATGCGGTGCTGCAGGCACGTTCGGAGGGACAACGACATTCTGAGGAGCAACGACGCCGATCATCCGATGGCAGCGCAAAGAGTTTCCAATCGTTCGCGTTCCCAATGTACC GCGAAGGAAGAAACAGCTCGGCCAAGGCAGAATCTGCGCAGCCGCTTCGACCGGCCAACAAGCCACAGCAGCAACCTCAACCAGAGACTCAACTCCCAAAATCTTCTTCTGCTGCttctcctcctgctgctgctgcttctccttctcctcctcctcctcctgcttCTGCGCCAAAGAGCAAGTGGCTTGCATGCTGCCGCTGCCCTTCCTTCTGCTGA
- the LOC121967181 gene encoding peroxidase 51-like, protein MRKLWLPLLVVVMVWMVAGNGEARLRPDFYGSACSNVEGIVRQAVRRKLNQTVVTIPATLRLFFHDCFVQGCDASVMIASARDDAEKDASDNLSLAGDGFDTVIKAKQAVEAQCPGVVSCADILAIAARDVVVLSGGPNFTVELGRRDGLISRAALVAGRLPGPDFDLDRLVSLFRLNNLTARDMIALSGAHTVGFSHCSRFASRLYSFNSTTAVDPSLNAAYARALMRACPRDVDPTIAVNMDLYTPITFDNVYYKNLLDGEGLFTSDEVLFTDRRSRPTVERFASDQAAFFRAFSAAMVRLGRLGVKTGGQGEIRRDCTALNS, encoded by the exons ATGAGGAAGCTCTGGCTGCCGCTGCTGGTGGTGGTAATGGTGTGGATGGTAGCTGGGAATGGAGAGGCTCGCCTGAGGCCTGACTTCTACGGCTCTGCGTGCTCCAATGTGGAGGGAATCGTTAGGCAAGCCGTTCGGAGGAAGTTGAACCAGACGGTGGTGACGATTCCGGCGACTCTGCGCCTCTTCTTCCATGACTGCTTTGTTCAG GGATGCGACGCGTCGGTGATGATCGCGTCGGCGCGAGACGACGCGGAGAAGGACGCGTCGGACAACCTCTCGCTCGCCGGCGACGGATTTGACACCGTGATCAAGGCCAAGCAGGCGGTGGAGGCACAATGCCCCGGCGTGGTTTCCTGCGCCGATATCCTCGCCATTGCCGCAAGAGATGTCGTCGTGCTT TCCGGCGGCCCAAACTTCACGGTGGAGCTCGGGCGGCGCGACGGCCTCATCTCGCGAGCCGCACTCGTCGCCGGCCGCCTACCGGGCCCTGACTTCGACCTCGACCGCCTCGTCTCCCTCTTCCGGCTCAACAACCTCACGGCGAGGGACATGATCGCCCTCTCCGGAGCACACACGGTGGGCTTCTCCCACTGCAGCCGCTTCGCCAGCCGCCTTTATTCCTTCAACTCCACCACCGCCGTCGACCCCTCCCTCAACGCCGCCTACGCCCGGGCCCTCATGCGCGCTTGCCCCCGCGACGTCGACCCCACCATCGCCGTCAACATGGACCTCTACACCCCCATCACCTTCGACAACGTCTACTACAAGAACCTGCTCGACGGTGAAGGCCTCTTCACTTCCGACGAGGTGCTGTTCACGGACCGCCGGTCCAGGCCGACGGTGGAGCGGTTCGCGTCGGATCAGGCGGCGTTCTTCCGTGCCTTCTCGGCGGCCATGGTCAGGCTGGGGAGGCTGGGAGTGAAAACAGGTGGGCAGGGAGAGATCAGAAGAGACTGCACTGCCCTCAACAGCTGA